The region ATCGATGAACTGAACCGCGTCAGCCGCACGCGCGAGCTGTTCCTGGCCACCGTTTCGCACGAAATGCGCACGCCCCTGTCGGCCCTGTCGATGCGGGTTGACCTGCTGCTGCACACCATGCGCGACATGCCGCCGGCGCTGAAAACCGCCCTGCTGGCGATGCGCGTGCACGTGCGCCAGGAGGCGGCGATGGTGGAAGACCTGATCGATGCGGCGCGCACCCTGACCGGCACCATGTCGGTCGAGCGCGTGGCCGTCTCGCTGGGACGCATCGTGCGCGACGCTGTCGCCACCACCGAGGTGAACGCCAGCGAAAAAGGCGTCGCCCTGTCCGTCATGCCGTTCGACTTCGGCGACCAGATCGAGATCGATGCCGACCCGCGCCGGCTGCAGCAGGTGCTGTGGAATTTGATACTCAACGCCATCAAATTCACCCCTGCCGGCGGCACGATCGCCGTGCTGATCGAGCGCGATGCCAGTGGCGTGCGCATCGTCGTGCGCGACAGCGGCCAGGGCATCTCGCCGCAAGACCTGCCGCACGTGTTCGGTGCATTCACCCTGCAAAGCCATGCGAACGCCAGCGGCCTGGGCCTCGGCCTGTATATCGCGCGGCGCCTGGTCGAACTGCACGGCGGCGCGATTGCCGTCAGCAGCGAGGGCAAGGACAAGGGCACCAGTTTTACGGTACACCTGCCGATGCACCCGGCCAGGCGCTCAGACAGCTGAGTTTTATCTAGGGCACAAAGCCCGAATCCTTGCTGGCGGCCAGTGCCTGCAGCATGTCGATGACGGCGCGCACCTTGGGCTGCAGGTAGTGCGACTTGGGCCAGACCACGTGGATCGGCATTTCGCCGCCGGCAAATTGTTCCAGCAGCGGCACCAGCGTGCCCCGGCTGATATCGTCGCCGACCAGCCAGGTCGGCATCTGCATGATGCCGCAGCCAGCGCGCCCGGCGGCAAGCATGGCCTCGCCGTCGCTGAATTCATGGCGGGCACGGATTTCCTGGTAAATCAGGCGCTTGTCCGCGGTACGCAGCAGCCAGGTCTGCTTCTGTTGCCGGCGCGAGCCGATGATGCAATCGCGTTCGCGCAGTTCTTCCGGTACATCGACAGCGCCATGTCGCTCGATATAGGCCGGCGACGCGCAGATGATCAGGCGCTGCGTGCCCAGCCGCCTGGCCACCAGGTTGGCGTCATCGCCCAATTCCCCGATCCGCACCGACAGGTCATGGCCTTCCTGCACCAGGTCCACCGTACGCTCGGTAAATGACACCGTCAGGTCGAGCTTGTCGAAGCGCGCGGCCATGTCGAGCAGCCCGGACAGCACGTGGCGCCGTCCGAACGCGCCCGGCAGCCCGACATGGACGCGTCCCTGCGGCACCCAGTCCTTCGGCACCAGATCGGTTTCGGCGGTGTCGAGCTCGTTGATCGCGCGTGAGCAGGCCGCCAGGTAGGCCTCACCTTCCGGCGTCAGCGTAATCCTGCGCGTGGTCCGGTGCAGCAGCTTCATGCCGACGCGCGCTTCCAGGCGCGTCACGCTCTTGGCCACGCCGGACGGCGTCAGCCCCATCGCCCGGGCTGCTACCGTAAAGCTCGCCGCATGGGCGGCCGCCAGGAATGCCTCTATGCCGTCGAAACGGTCGCCAGTCCCTTGCATTTATTCCCGTCAGTCCTGAATGTTTGGAATTTAAGCCCGATTATAAATCATTGAAATCGAAATAGAATCGTTGCTTCGTTGAGATGGAGAAGGAAACCCATGAAGCTGTTCAATTCGTATGACCTGTCGGGCCTGGACCTGGCCAACCGCGTCGTGATGGCGCCCATGACGCGCTCGCGCGCCGCCAACGGCGTGGCCGATGTGCTGACCGAACGTTATTACAGCCAGCGCGCTTCGGCCGGGCTGATCATCACGGAAGGCATCGCCGTGTCGCGGCAAGGCACCGGCTATCTGTTCACGCCCGGGTTGTACACCGACGATCAGGGCCAGGCATGGCGGCGCGTGACCGATGCGGTGCACGCTGCCGGCGGACGGATTTTCGCCCAGCTGTGGCATGTCGGGCGCAACTCGCATGTGTCGCTGCAGGAGGCAGGCGCCGCGCCGGTTTCGCCGGTGGCGCGCCGTGCGCACGGCGTGCAGACCTATGCCTGGACGGCGCCCGGCGTGCCCGGCCATGTCGCCACCAGCGCACCACGCGCACTGGCGACCGAGGAAGTGGCGGCGATCGCCAGCGACTTTGTCGCCGCGGGCCGGCGCGCCATGCAGGCCGGCTTCGATGGCGTGGAGGTACACGGCGCCAACGGCTATCTGTTCGAGCAATTCATCAATGGCGAACTCAATACCCGTGACGACCGCTATGGCGGCAGCATGGAAAATCGCCTGCGCCTGCTGCTCGACACCATCGACGGCCTCATCGCGGCAATCGGCGCGCGCCATGTCGGCGTGCGCATCTCGCCGTTCGGCCGCCTGTACGACATGCACGGCTACGATGACGAGGCCGGGACCTGGCTGGCGCTGGCGCAGGAACTGGGCAAGCGCAACCTGGCCTATGTCCACCTGAGCGACCAGCGCACCCTGGGCGCCGATTGCGACACGAGCTTCTTTGTCCAGTTCCGCAAGGCCTATGCCGGCACGCTGATCGTGGCAGGCGGCTTTGACCGGGACAGCGCGGAAGCGGCATTGCAGGACGGCAAAGCCGACCTGATCGGTTTCGGCCAGACTTTTGTGGCCAATCCGGACCTGGTCGAGCGCATGGCCCATGGCTGGCCGCTGGCGCAAGCCCGGCGCGAAACGCTGTATGGCCTGCACGGCGCTACGGGCTACACGGACTATCCGCGTCA is a window of Janthinobacterium sp. J1-1 DNA encoding:
- a CDS encoding LysR family transcriptional regulator; this encodes MQGTGDRFDGIEAFLAAAHAASFTVAARAMGLTPSGVAKSVTRLEARVGMKLLHRTTRRITLTPEGEAYLAACSRAINELDTAETDLVPKDWVPQGRVHVGLPGAFGRRHVLSGLLDMAARFDKLDLTVSFTERTVDLVQEGHDLSVRIGELGDDANLVARRLGTQRLIICASPAYIERHGAVDVPEELRERDCIIGSRRQQKQTWLLRTADKRLIYQEIRARHEFSDGEAMLAAGRAGCGIMQMPTWLVGDDISRGTLVPLLEQFAGGEMPIHVVWPKSHYLQPKVRAVIDMLQALAASKDSGFVP
- a CDS encoding alkene reductase, with translation MKLFNSYDLSGLDLANRVVMAPMTRSRAANGVADVLTERYYSQRASAGLIITEGIAVSRQGTGYLFTPGLYTDDQGQAWRRVTDAVHAAGGRIFAQLWHVGRNSHVSLQEAGAAPVSPVARRAHGVQTYAWTAPGVPGHVATSAPRALATEEVAAIASDFVAAGRRAMQAGFDGVEVHGANGYLFEQFINGELNTRDDRYGGSMENRLRLLLDTIDGLIAAIGARHVGVRISPFGRLYDMHGYDDEAGTWLALAQELGKRNLAYVHLSDQRTLGADCDTSFFVQFRKAYAGTLIVAGGFDRDSAEAALQDGKADLIGFGQTFVANPDLVERMAHGWPLAQARRETLYGLHGATGYTDYPRHAAQEGAAI
- a CDS encoding HAMP domain-containing sensor histidine kinase, whose protein sequence is MIRLADADFSRVDWDEWRTPLLQFSQASGLVVSAYDIAGVRQVGPLLPSRPAQLLGSSTLWHDDGPGTAAERRIVADMATGQDEAGELFHGMHICSLPLTRAGVRYGVLVFGWCARDFSSPMACEQLAALVGVPGHALWNAVRLEAPLTDARLATYRELLRTLAGSLDRQRDTIDELNRVSRTRELFLATVSHEMRTPLSALSMRVDLLLHTMRDMPPALKTALLAMRVHVRQEAAMVEDLIDAARTLTGTMSVERVAVSLGRIVRDAVATTEVNASEKGVALSVMPFDFGDQIEIDADPRRLQQVLWNLILNAIKFTPAGGTIAVLIERDASGVRIVVRDSGQGISPQDLPHVFGAFTLQSHANASGLGLGLYIARRLVELHGGAIAVSSEGKDKGTSFTVHLPMHPARRSDS